One genomic segment of Roseivirga misakiensis includes these proteins:
- a CDS encoding RagB/SusD family nutrient uptake outer membrane protein yields MKKNFKYFGVVAAIIAVTFTSCEDLEVENLNEKNSSDIFSDPTTFPSVVDGAFLTWWQATQLSTPNMPMSVYAQTLSSSWGNWGMRDLGTIPRAPIQNTLTYNNRAFMTTPWARLNQSLAQVNDLLRVMNSEFGGQIDDGNGNDLTNQVLANGKLAQGLALGTLGLIFDQAFIADETVSAIDLGTLELSPYSDVIAAGVTKLTEAAAIFDSDASTTHSAINGLNYDNVEAARFARSFAAKILAYSSRDAAEAAANDWTQILNLTSNTVTADISPAGDGVFWWTRILIQGQFPLWTRVSQRIINMMEGGTGSGTTTDPNNATAPYPWPDGVNTLPEITNPRDQRISTDFVYNTGVQFAADRGYYFFSSYNFNKYNYYIAALLGPMPHLTMNEIGMIRAEALIRTGGSKTEAAGLINATRVTRGGLPALTGTESDADMLKEITYERLVEFAWDGALNGWYFRRIASDPSHFLQPGTSPQLPLPAQELEILGLDVYTFGGI; encoded by the coding sequence ATGAAGAAAAATTTCAAATATTTTGGGGTAGTAGCAGCGATAATCGCTGTTACTTTCACCTCTTGTGAAGATCTAGAAGTGGAGAACTTGAATGAGAAGAATAGTTCTGACATTTTCTCTGATCCTACGACGTTCCCATCGGTTGTTGATGGTGCGTTCCTGACTTGGTGGCAGGCGACTCAATTGAGTACGCCAAACATGCCGATGTCGGTTTACGCTCAGACATTGAGTTCAAGTTGGGGTAACTGGGGTATGAGAGATTTAGGTACTATTCCTAGAGCTCCGATCCAAAACACGCTTACTTATAACAACCGTGCATTTATGACTACTCCATGGGCTCGTTTGAACCAGTCTTTGGCTCAAGTTAATGACTTGTTAAGAGTTATGAATAGTGAGTTTGGTGGACAAATCGATGACGGTAACGGCAATGACCTTACGAATCAGGTATTAGCAAATGGTAAGTTAGCTCAAGGTTTAGCTTTGGGTACTTTAGGCCTAATTTTTGACCAAGCGTTTATTGCTGATGAGACTGTATCTGCTATTGATTTAGGTACGTTAGAGTTAAGCCCTTACTCAGATGTAATTGCTGCTGGTGTAACAAAATTGACTGAAGCTGCTGCTATATTTGATAGTGATGCATCTACTACTCATAGTGCAATCAATGGATTGAACTATGACAATGTAGAGGCTGCTCGTTTTGCGAGGTCTTTTGCTGCTAAAATTTTAGCTTATTCTTCTAGAGATGCGGCTGAAGCTGCTGCAAATGACTGGACCCAAATCTTGAACTTGACAAGCAATACGGTAACTGCTGACATTTCACCTGCTGGTGATGGTGTTTTCTGGTGGACGCGTATTCTTATCCAAGGTCAGTTCCCATTATGGACAAGAGTTAGTCAGAGAATCATCAACATGATGGAAGGTGGTACTGGTAGTGGAACTACTACTGATCCAAACAATGCTACTGCTCCTTACCCATGGCCTGATGGCGTGAATACGCTACCTGAGATTACTAACCCTAGAGATCAAAGAATCTCAACTGACTTTGTTTATAATACTGGTGTTCAGTTTGCTGCAGATAGAGGTTACTACTTCTTTAGTAGTTATAACTTCAATAAGTACAACTATTACATTGCCGCACTATTAGGACCAATGCCTCATTTAACAATGAATGAAATTGGTATGATTAGAGCTGAAGCATTGATTAGAACTGGTGGTAGTAAAACAGAGGCAGCTGGCTTGATTAACGCGACACGTGTTACAAGAGGTGGTCTTCCTGCATTGACTGGAACAGAGTCTGATGCTGATATGTTGAAGGAGATCACTTACGAGCGTCTTGTAGAATTCGCTTGGGATGGTGCCTTAAACGGATGGTATTTCAGAAGAATTGCATCTGATCCTTCGCACTTCTTGCAGCCTGGTACTTCACCGCAGTTACCACTACCTGCTCAAGAGCTTGAAATCTTAGGTCTTGATGTATATACTTTTGGTGGTATATAA
- a CDS encoding VCBS repeat-containing protein, producing the protein MLIRNYFLTLLFLILVSCGGKEEFKPRFKLLDENDSGILFSNDLTESDSINAYKYLYMYNGGGVGIADFNNDGLKDVFFAGNMVSSKLFINDGGLRFHDITEIAGLKTSKWIHGVSIVDINADGFQDIYLSVGGRTIGKHSENILFVNNGDLTFTELSEVYGLNESRLTTHTAFFDFDNDGDLDAYLINYENNPDKDPTAIKRKKKDGKSKSSDRLLRNENGKFVDITVQAGIEHEGYGLGLLINDFNSDGWLDIYVSNDFTYDDNLYINDRKGGFNDQIGKYMNHTSNFGMGVDIADINNDGAMDLFQVDMLPEDNRRQKKLLSGLNYNRFQLLTNNGYVPQYMRNSLQLGTSNSNFKEVGQLTGMSNTDWSWTPLIADLDNNGQKDVFITNGYVKDVTDVDFRDYIISENQRRNAVFDPNVVIGALQELKGEKVSNYAYANSGGLKFENMASAWGLSEPSFSTGASYGDLDNDGDLDIIVNNLNHPSFVYENRSRELDSLNYLTINVTIENDHAKAIGTQVKLLADGKIYSAVVSPYRGFQSTVDARLHFGLNKLKKVDAVEVIWPDQKVTRLNNVLVNQQLNIERETSEVEIANQKPVFDGVFGESSHINLDYKHKESMFVDFNREPLLPHKISQEGPSSATADVNGDGLQDVFIGGAAGEPGRLFTQRLKNGALSYEVIEFEGVESEDAGALFIDVDADGDEDLFIIAGSNEFELGSEFYKDRLYLNNGNGNFTISENGINYDSFSSGVIIKNDFDNDGDIDLFIGGRCKPGQYPLAGTSKLLSNNHGVFNDVTADVAPALQKIGMVKDAAWADLDNDGTNELVLTGEFMAIKVFKNVSGSFLDATEQYNLSDYIGWWNCLKIVDIDQDGDLDILAGNLGLNSRYKATPQEPLSVYAYDFNTDGRIDPVIAYFNGGREYILHDRMTLAQQINSIKKKFVKNLDYAEATIEEVLGKERLAKALKLSANHFSTSLFINNGTEGFTYSVLPIEAQFSQVNDIETLDFDHDGILDVLLAGNSYSPEVFNGRYDAQSALLLKGLGNGNFLPMSQTMSGLIKNGVVNKIQKLSVNGEELILLLKNNDSPELLQVRMTGNHLKGGY; encoded by the coding sequence ATGTTGATAAGAAACTATTTTTTAACACTACTTTTTTTAATTCTTGTTTCCTGTGGAGGGAAAGAGGAATTTAAGCCGCGTTTCAAATTGTTAGATGAGAATGATTCTGGAATTCTCTTTTCCAATGATTTAACGGAAAGTGACTCAATTAATGCTTATAAGTACCTCTATATGTACAACGGAGGTGGAGTAGGTATTGCTGACTTCAATAATGACGGGCTTAAGGACGTTTTCTTTGCTGGAAATATGGTGTCCAGTAAGTTATTTATCAATGATGGAGGACTGCGTTTTCATGATATAACCGAAATAGCAGGTTTGAAAACTTCAAAGTGGATTCACGGAGTGTCGATAGTTGATATTAATGCTGATGGTTTTCAAGATATCTATTTAAGTGTTGGTGGGCGAACAATCGGTAAACATTCTGAAAATATTCTTTTTGTTAATAATGGTGATTTAACTTTTACCGAGTTGTCAGAAGTTTATGGATTAAACGAATCTCGATTAACCACGCATACTGCTTTTTTTGACTTCGACAATGATGGTGATCTAGATGCCTATCTAATCAATTATGAGAATAACCCAGATAAAGATCCAACAGCCATAAAAAGAAAGAAGAAGGATGGCAAATCCAAAAGCAGTGATCGATTATTGAGAAATGAGAATGGGAAGTTCGTTGATATCACGGTGCAGGCAGGCATTGAACATGAAGGGTATGGATTAGGTCTGTTGATTAACGATTTCAATAGTGACGGATGGCTGGATATATACGTAAGTAATGACTTTACTTATGATGACAATTTGTACATAAACGATCGAAAAGGTGGTTTCAATGACCAAATTGGAAAGTATATGAATCATACCAGTAATTTTGGTATGGGGGTAGACATAGCGGATATTAATAACGATGGAGCTATGGACCTTTTTCAAGTAGATATGCTTCCGGAAGACAATAGAAGGCAAAAAAAGCTGCTCAGCGGACTAAACTACAACAGATTCCAACTCCTAACCAATAATGGTTATGTACCTCAATACATGAGAAACTCATTACAATTAGGAACCTCAAACAGTAATTTTAAAGAGGTTGGTCAATTGACTGGAATGAGTAATACAGATTGGAGCTGGACACCCCTAATTGCTGACCTAGACAATAATGGTCAAAAAGATGTCTTCATTACCAATGGGTATGTTAAAGATGTGACCGACGTAGATTTTAGAGATTACATAATCAGTGAAAACCAGCGTCGGAATGCGGTATTTGATCCAAATGTAGTGATTGGTGCACTACAGGAATTGAAAGGCGAAAAAGTCTCGAATTATGCCTATGCTAACTCGGGAGGACTAAAGTTTGAAAATATGGCTTCTGCTTGGGGACTTAGTGAACCAAGTTTTTCAACAGGCGCATCGTATGGAGATCTCGATAATGATGGAGACTTAGATATCATAGTCAATAACCTTAATCACCCATCGTTTGTCTATGAAAACCGTTCTAGAGAGCTTGATAGCTTAAACTATTTGACAATAAATGTAACTATTGAGAATGATCATGCAAAGGCCATAGGTACTCAGGTTAAATTATTGGCTGATGGAAAAATTTACAGTGCAGTTGTTTCGCCATACCGAGGGTTTCAATCAACTGTGGATGCAAGGTTGCACTTTGGTTTGAATAAACTGAAAAAGGTCGACGCTGTGGAAGTGATTTGGCCAGATCAGAAAGTAACGCGGTTAAACAACGTTCTTGTTAACCAGCAATTAAATATTGAAAGAGAGACCTCTGAGGTTGAGATTGCCAACCAGAAGCCAGTTTTTGATGGTGTTTTTGGTGAGTCAAGCCACATTAATTTAGACTACAAGCACAAAGAATCAATGTTTGTTGATTTTAATCGTGAACCGTTACTGCCACATAAGATATCTCAAGAGGGGCCAAGTTCTGCTACAGCCGATGTAAATGGAGACGGACTACAAGATGTTTTTATAGGTGGTGCAGCTGGAGAACCGGGACGCTTGTTTACTCAACGTTTAAAAAATGGGGCCTTGAGTTATGAAGTGATTGAATTTGAAGGAGTGGAATCAGAAGATGCAGGCGCTTTGTTTATTGATGTCGATGCAGATGGTGATGAAGATCTCTTCATTATTGCCGGTAGTAATGAATTTGAATTAGGTAGTGAGTTTTATAAGGATAGGCTTTACTTGAACAACGGGAATGGGAATTTTACCATATCAGAAAACGGAATTAATTACGATTCATTTAGTAGTGGTGTCATTATTAAAAATGATTTTGATAATGATGGCGATATAGATCTTTTCATAGGAGGTAGATGTAAACCGGGTCAGTACCCATTAGCAGGAACAAGTAAACTATTGTCGAATAACCATGGGGTATTTAATGACGTAACCGCCGATGTAGCTCCCGCCCTTCAGAAAATAGGTATGGTAAAAGATGCCGCCTGGGCAGATCTTGATAACGACGGTACAAACGAGCTTGTTTTAACTGGTGAATTTATGGCCATTAAGGTGTTCAAAAACGTCAGTGGATCCTTTCTCGATGCTACAGAACAGTACAATCTATCGGATTATATAGGTTGGTGGAATTGCTTGAAAATAGTGGATATTGATCAAGATGGTGATCTAGATATTCTTGCTGGAAACCTCGGACTAAATAGTCGGTACAAAGCAACACCTCAGGAGCCACTTTCAGTATACGCGTATGATTTTAATACTGACGGAAGAATTGACCCCGTAATAGCCTACTTTAACGGCGGGCGCGAATACATTTTACATGATAGAATGACGCTAGCTCAACAGATCAATTCTATTAAGAAGAAATTTGTAAAAAATCTAGACTATGCAGAAGCGACTATAGAAGAAGTCCTAGGTAAAGAACGCTTAGCTAAGGCGCTAAAATTGAGTGCCAATCACTTTTCAACCAGCCTATTCATAAATAACGGTACTGAAGGTTTTACCTATTCAGTCTTACCAATTGAAGCTCAATTTTCACAGGTTAATGATATCGAGACACTTGATTTTGACCATGATGGAATTCTAGACGTCCTCCTAGCAGGGAATTCTTATAGTCCAGAAGTTTTTAATGGACGCTATGATGCGCAAAGCGCCTTGTTATTAAAAGGTTTGGGTAATGGCAACTTCTTGCCAATGTCTCAGACTATGAGTGGCCTAATAAAGAATGGTGTGGTCAACAAAATTCAAAAGCTATCAGTCAACGGTGAAGAGTTGATCCTTTTGCTTAAGAATAATGATTCTCCCGAACTACTTCAAGTAAGAATGACTGGGAATCATCTGAAAGGCGGTTATTAA